One window from the genome of Nicotiana tomentosiformis chromosome 5, ASM39032v3, whole genome shotgun sequence encodes:
- the LOC138893059 gene encoding uncharacterized protein — MAMITKDFKKYLRRGKGPSSYSKSKVPEKQTNDGCYKYRKTDHHIKNCPQWESEWKKERAERRNEKKEQVQPKKSKGSIEAMVAAWGESSYKSSDDDDGDEQAFMAIGESYEEIEVQVKESSQIWYMDSGCSKHMTENKNQFLSLEDLKGGNVSFGNGKIGEIIGVIKVGKNDSHSIENVYLIDGLKCMTRPLVEKTPYELLKGRKPNTSYLRAFGCKCFVYNNGKDSLGPSTQGNLTGETEQRRTDPQTLREPVHEPVPQQQITKGTSKGNQLDADWVNEMQYELNQFERSQVWHLAPRAWYERLSKYLLDHGYKRGKIDNTLFLKEKGKDLLVVQIYVDDIIFGKTTDKLSKEFAKLMGSEFKMSMIGELNFFLGLQIKQNLNGTLIHQQKYVKELLKRF; from the exons atggctatgatcaccaaggatTTCAAGAAGTACTTGAGAAGAGGAAAGGGTCCTTCAAGCTATAGTAAATCAAAAGTTCCtgagaagcaaaccaatgatggATGCTACAAGTATagaaagactgatcaccacatcaaaaactgTCCCCAATGGGAAagtgaatggaagaaggaaagagctgaacgaaggaACGAGAAGAAAGAACAagttcaacccaagaaaagcaaAGGATCAATCGAGGCTATggtcgctgcttggggagaaagctcatataaaagctcagatgatgatgatggggaTGAACAAGCatttatggccattggagaatcttATGAGGAAATTGAGGTCCAAGTGAAGGAGAGCagtcaaatatggtacatggatagtggctgctcaaagcacatgacagaaaataagaaccagttcctttcacttgaggaccttaaaggaggtaatgtctcctttggaaatgggaagataggtgagatcattggggttatAAAGGTAGGTAAGAATGATTCTCATTCTATTGAGaacgtctacttgatagatggactaaA gtgcatgactagacctcttgtagagaaaactccctatgagttacttaaagggagaaagccaaacaCATCctatcttagggcatttggatgcaagtgctttgtgtaCAACAATGGTAAAGACTCTCTAG gtccttctaCCCAAGGCAATCTGACAGGGGAAACTGAACAAAGAAGAACTGATCCTCAAACCCtgagggaacctgtccatgaacctgttcctcagCAACAAATCACTAAAGGAACATCTAAGGGAAACCAACTG gatgcagactgggtgaatGAAATGcaatatgaactcaaccaatttgagagaagtcaagtttggcatctg gctccaagagcatggtatgaaagattatcaaaatatTTGCTTGatcatggctacaagagaggtaaaattgataatactttattcttgaaagaaaaaggtaaagatctcttggtagttcagatatacgttgatgatataatctttggaaaaactactgataagttaagtaaagaatttgctaaactaatgggaaGTGAATTTAAAATGAGTATGAtaggtgagcttaatttctttttaggcttacaaattaaacaaaactTAAATGGAACtctgatccatcagcagaagtatgtgaaagagttgcttaaaaggttttaa